One Scylla paramamosain isolate STU-SP2022 chromosome 6, ASM3559412v1, whole genome shotgun sequence DNA segment encodes these proteins:
- the LOC135101616 gene encoding pyroglutamyl-peptidase 1-like, with amino-acid sequence MENNLAAVEDSKPVIFVTGFGPFAGHPTNASQSAVELLAKGNLEEELGVRLVTDILKVEYEYVKKTVPQRWKELMPKLTIHVGVSGISETLVLEQLAHNTGYMRKDNCGCVPKNGMCYTDGSDVIQSSIRMDLISSTVNKATCVKLPCVKSTDPGRFLCDFTYYLSLVEDKCRSAFIHVPMLHMFTAEEIAAALAIAIKEMYLQVMEMDNRTKVAEVNGNPTTNQVCQNGESMEQLAAAV; translated from the exons ATGGAAAATAACCTGGCTGCAGTTGAAGATTCCAAACCAGTTATATTTGTAACTGGTTTTGGTCCATTTGCTGGACATCCCACTAATGCTAGTCAGTCAGCTGTTGAATTGCTGGCCAAGGGGAACCTTGAAGAAGAGCTAGGTGTGAGATTGGTCACAGATATATTGAAAGTGGAATATGAGTATGTTAAGAAGACTGTACCTCAGAGATGGAAGGAATTAATGCCAAAG CTTACAATTCATGTAGGAGTGTCAGGTATATCAGAAACCCTGGTATTAGAACAGCTGGCCCACAACACAGGATATATGAGAAAAGACAACTGTGGGTGTGTGCCCAAGAATGGCATGTGTTACACAG ATGGAAGTGATGTAATCCAATCTTCTATTCGGATGGACTTAATTTCAAGTACTGTAAACAAAGCTACTTGTGTCAAGTTACCATGTGTGAAATCAACAGATCCAGGAAG gtTCTTGTGTGACTTCACATACTACTTGTCTCTGGTGGAAGATAAGTGTCGGTCTGCCTTCATCCACGTGCCTATGCTCCACATGTTCACAGCTGAAGAAATAGCTGCTGCCTTAGCCATCGCTATAAAGGAAATGTATTTACAAGTAATGGAAATGGATAATAGGACAAAAGTGGCTGAGGTAAATGGTAATCCAACAACTAATCAAGTTTGCCAAAATGGTGAATCTATGGAGCAGCTAGCTGCAGCTGTGTGA